The nucleotide sequence TGGGATAACAGGTATCTTTCTCCTCATAGGTCCTCTTTTTGCTAAGTGGGGGATTTCTCTGCCCATATCATTGATGGATACGATTCACATATATGTTGGCTTTGCTTTCTTTGGGCTATCAGTTGTCCATGTTGCCCTTAACTGGTCTGCAATGAAAAACTAT is from Thermococcus paralvinellae and encodes:
- a CDS encoding DUF4405 domain-containing protein; protein product: MSFKLRMWVSLTLFVLWLITGITGIFLLIGPLFAKWGISLPISLMDTIHIYVGFAFFGLSVVHVALNWSAMKNYFRKLMQ